A region from the Flavobacterium enshiense genome encodes:
- a CDS encoding cytochrome c oxidase subunit II codes for MTSLLVLTVVVLLGIAVWQLTKIFDLTQIGVKKDNSEIANDHDNNVNGYLMFAFLVFIYLTTIYCVVKFGDLPLMSNAASEHGADYDNLMWISMILIFVVQTITQALLHYFAFKYRGKQGNKALYFADNDKLEFIWTIIPVIVLAGLILYGLYAWTNIMFVDEEEDVMYVELYGKQFSWEARYAGKDNTLGKANVRYIEGVNTLGVDMSDPNSQDDKQVAEIHLPVGKKVVFKIRSQDVLHSAYFPHFRAQMNAVPGMVTQFAFTPTMTTDQMRNTPEMVEKVARINKIRAAKSQELVAAGKTALDPYTFDYLLLCNKICGPSHFNMQMKVIVESEADYKKWLNEQPLLSKTVSEAKAKEAPATDATVPAVKMETVKVDTTKVVAQVK; via the coding sequence ATGACAAGTTTATTGGTACTTACAGTTGTAGTTTTATTAGGAATTGCTGTTTGGCAGTTGACTAAGATATTCGATCTGACACAAATCGGCGTAAAGAAGGATAATTCCGAAATTGCTAATGATCATGATAATAATGTGAATGGTTACTTAATGTTTGCCTTCTTGGTGTTCATTTACTTAACGACTATTTACTGTGTTGTAAAATTTGGTGACTTACCTTTAATGAGTAACGCTGCTTCTGAGCACGGTGCTGATTATGACAACCTGATGTGGATTTCAATGATTTTAATCTTTGTAGTTCAAACTATCACTCAGGCTTTGCTTCACTATTTCGCTTTCAAATACCGTGGTAAACAAGGTAACAAAGCTTTATATTTTGCAGATAATGACAAATTAGAGTTTATCTGGACGATTATTCCGGTAATTGTATTGGCTGGTTTGATCCTTTACGGATTGTATGCATGGACAAATATTATGTTTGTTGATGAAGAGGAAGATGTAATGTATGTAGAATTGTATGGTAAGCAGTTTAGCTGGGAAGCAAGATATGCTGGTAAGGATAATACCCTTGGAAAAGCTAACGTTCGTTATATAGAAGGTGTTAACACATTAGGAGTTGACATGTCTGATCCTAATTCACAAGATGATAAGCAAGTAGCAGAAATTCACTTGCCGGTAGGTAAAAAAGTGGTTTTCAAAATACGTTCCCAGGATGTATTGCACTCGGCTTACTTCCCTCACTTCAGAGCACAAATGAACGCGGTTCCGGGTATGGTTACTCAATTCGCTTTCACACCAACAATGACTACTGATCAGATGCGTAACACACCTGAGATGGTTGAAAAAGTTGCAAGAATCAACAAGATCAGAGCTGCGAAAAGCCAAGAGTTGGTAGCAGCTGGGAAAACAGCTTTAGATCCTTATACTTTCGATTATTTATTGTTATGTAATAAAATTTGCGGACCATCTCACTTTAACATGCAAATGAAAGTTATCGTTGAGAGCGAAGCAGATTACAAAAAATGGTTGAACGAACAACCTCTATTGAGCAAAACAGTGAGTGAAGCAAAAGCTAAAGAAGCTCCGGCAACCGACGCTACAGTTCCGGCTGTAAAAATGGAAACTGTTAAGGTAGATACTACCAAAGTTGTAGCTCAGGTTAAATAA
- a CDS encoding quinol:cytochrome C oxidoreductase, which translates to MYTFSNKLKTFAFVLMALGLLGIAYGFLTAPKTTQDVEKILAESHHEGGHHAAAATHEAAAGSEAHHEAAADSVKQETPAAEHHVVATDSVKTEEADSTKAVVTPVVEEDHHDAHAAHAASHDADAHKEHEKHLEHVLHQLQNKPWAALYVACIFFMLISVGVLAFYAIQWVAQAGWSPVLFRVMEGITSYLLPGSIIFLLLLILSGMHMNHLFAWMVEGVTDPKSEHYDAIIAGKSGFLNVPFFLIRAIVFLAGWNLYRYFSRKNSLAQDEASDDSFYKKNFKMAAGFLAFFIVTESIASWDWVMSVDPHWYSTLFGWYVFASFFVSGITTIAFVTLYLKSKGYLEYVNTSHIHDLAKFMFGISVFWTYLWFSQFMLMWYSNIPEEVTYFVTRIEHFKLPFFGMVVLNFVLPILILINTDFKRLSWVVVMAGIIILTGHYIDFFNMIMPATVGDQWFIGVSEISSLLFFFGLFIFVVFTALTKAPLLAKRNPLIEESKHFHY; encoded by the coding sequence ATGTACACATTTTCAAACAAATTAAAAACCTTTGCTTTTGTCCTGATGGCGCTTGGCTTGTTAGGTATTGCTTACGGTTTTTTAACTGCACCTAAAACTACGCAAGACGTAGAAAAAATATTAGCAGAAAGTCATCACGAAGGTGGTCATCATGCTGCTGCAGCCACACATGAGGCTGCTGCTGGATCTGAAGCACATCATGAGGCTGCTGCCGATTCAGTAAAACAGGAAACTCCTGCTGCTGAACACCACGTAGTTGCTACTGATTCTGTTAAAACGGAAGAGGCTGATTCAACTAAAGCAGTTGTAACTCCTGTTGTTGAAGAGGATCACCATGACGCTCATGCTGCTCATGCTGCGTCGCACGATGCGGATGCTCACAAAGAACATGAAAAACACTTGGAGCACGTTTTACACCAATTACAAAACAAACCATGGGCTGCTTTGTATGTGGCTTGTATCTTCTTCATGTTGATTTCAGTTGGAGTTTTAGCTTTTTATGCAATCCAATGGGTTGCTCAGGCAGGTTGGTCTCCAGTATTGTTCCGAGTAATGGAAGGAATCACTTCTTACTTGTTGCCAGGATCAATAATCTTCTTGCTTCTTTTGATTTTATCTGGTATGCATATGAACCATTTATTCGCATGGATGGTAGAAGGTGTAACGGATCCGAAAAGTGAGCATTATGATGCAATCATTGCCGGAAAATCAGGTTTCTTAAACGTTCCTTTCTTTTTGATCCGTGCTATAGTTTTCTTAGCAGGATGGAATTTATACCGTTACTTCTCAAGAAAAAATTCATTGGCTCAGGACGAAGCTTCTGATGATTCTTTTTACAAAAAGAACTTCAAAATGGCCGCTGGTTTCTTAGCATTCTTCATTGTTACGGAATCAATCGCATCTTGGGACTGGGTTATGTCTGTTGACCCACACTGGTACAGTACATTATTTGGATGGTATGTTTTTGCCAGCTTCTTCGTGAGTGGTATTACAACAATCGCATTCGTTACTTTATATTTAAAATCTAAAGGATATTTAGAGTATGTGAATACAAGCCACATCCACGATTTGGCAAAATTCATGTTCGGTATTTCTGTATTCTGGACTTATTTATGGTTCTCTCAGTTCATGTTGATGTGGTACTCTAACATTCCAGAAGAGGTAACTTATTTCGTTACTCGTATCGAGCACTTCAAATTGCCATTCTTTGGTATGGTTGTATTGAACTTCGTGTTACCAATTTTAATCCTAATTAACACTGACTTTAAACGTCTGAGTTGGGTTGTTGTAATGGCAGGTATCATTATCTTAACAGGTCACTATATTGATTTCTTCAACATGATTATGCCGGCTACGGTTGGTGATCAGTGGTTCATCGGAGTGTCTGAGATCAGTTCATTGTTATTCTTCTTCGGATTATTCATTTTTGTAGTGTTTACAGCTTTAACAAAGGCACCTTTATTGGCAAAACGTAACCCATTAATCGAAGAAAGTAAACATTTCCATTATTAA
- a CDS encoding c-type cytochrome: MKALYKIVALVGVSIAATSCFDKSKPNYQFFPNMYESVAYETYSQSSAFKGGKEGLKPAHGTIKRGFEPYDIPNTPEGYALAKANLKSPLDSLSVDAEKGAELFDIYCAICHGEKGDGQGNLVKREKFLGVPNYADREITEGSIFHVITYGLNSMGSHANQLSQKERWMVTAHVLKLKGELNK, from the coding sequence ATGAAAGCCTTATATAAAATAGTAGCATTAGTAGGTGTGTCGATTGCCGCGACGTCATGTTTCGACAAATCAAAGCCTAACTATCAGTTCTTTCCTAATATGTATGAGTCAGTAGCTTACGAGACTTATTCTCAGTCTTCTGCATTCAAAGGTGGAAAAGAGGGGTTAAAACCAGCTCACGGAACTATTAAGAGAGGTTTCGAGCCTTATGATATTCCAAATACACCAGAAGGTTATGCATTAGCGAAAGCAAATCTTAAATCTCCGTTGGATTCATTATCTGTTGATGCTGAAAAAGGTGCTGAATTGTTCGATATCTATTGTGCAATCTGTCACGGTGAAAAAGGTGACGGACAGGGAAATCTTGTAAAAAGAGAAAAATTCCTTGGTGTGCCTAACTATGCAGACAGAGAAATTACAGAAGGTAGTATTTTTCACGTAATCACTTATGGATTAAATTCCATGGGTTCTCATGCTAACCAATTGTCTCAGAAAGAGCGCTGGATGGTTACAGCTCACGTGTTAAAATTAAAAGGAGAATTAAATAAGTAA